The Methanobacteriaceae archaeon genome has a window encoding:
- a CDS encoding DUF2162 family putative transporter, which produces MGFNILWSVAFIVSILIFSVIIGLFINCNIDSKRNLAKLSIVSFISVGISVYLISIFKIQLDSLIGEYNYILLFLIAFLLMTIGYIILKQKDYKKTFLKVLLLSYVSFILSMMICIGFGESIFGLDDLQISLFTTVVFNLLIIGISYVKINYTYRNFGSMYFILGIYCLMISLLLPNIISLNMSDMKPINIVSIDSAAFSFVLLVIIVVLGLLYYKKNSLLKK; this is translated from the coding sequence ATGGGGTTTAACATATTGTGGTCAGTTGCTTTTATCGTTTCAATTTTGATATTTTCAGTAATTATTGGTTTGTTTATTAATTGCAATATTGATTCTAAAAGAAATTTGGCTAAATTATCTATTGTTTCGTTTATATCTGTTGGTATTTCTGTTTATTTAATTTCAATATTCAAAATTCAATTAGATTCTCTCATTGGCGAGTATAACTACATTTTGCTGTTTTTAATTGCATTTTTATTAATGACTATTGGTTATATTATTTTAAAACAGAAAGATTACAAAAAAACATTTTTAAAAGTTCTTTTATTGTCTTATGTAAGTTTTATATTGTCTATGATGATCTGCATAGGATTTGGTGAATCAATTTTTGGATTAGATGATTTACAAATTAGCTTATTCACAACAGTAGTGTTTAACTTATTGATTATTGGCATATCTTACGTTAAAATTAATTATACATATAGAAATTTTGGTAGTATGTATTTCATATTGGGAATTTATTGTTTAATGATTTCATTGTTGCTTCCAAATATCATTTCTCTTAATATGAGTGATATGAAGCCAATTAATATAGTTTCAATAGATTCTGCTGCCTTTTCATTTGTGTTATTGGTTATTATTGTTGTTTTAGGTTTATTGTATTATAAAAAG